In the genome of Desulfomicrobium macestii, the window CATGATCTTCTGGCCCGGAATCATGGGCGGATTCATGTCCTTTCTGCCCAAGACGGTCATTCTGGCGCTCATGGGCTCCCTTTTCGTGGCCCTGGTCATCAATCCGGTCCTGTCCGCGCGCTATCAGACCGCCGCGCCCCCGCGCTTCGCCGGTGACGGAAACGTCGCCCGGTCCAGATCCAAGAGGGTCTACATGTGGCTTCTGGGCTGGGCCCTGAACCACAGGGCGCTGGTTCTGGGGGTCTGCGTGGTCATGTTTTTCGGCTCGGCCCTGGCTTTCGGCAAATTCGGCAAGGGCGTGGAGTTCTTTCCGGAAACCGAGCCCAAGCGGGCCTACGCCAACGTCAAGCTGCCCGTGGGCACGGGGCTTGACGCCACGGACCGTTACATCAGGATCATCGAAGACGTCTGTTCCGAGTACGAGGACGTGCGTTACGTCATCGGCAGCACGGGCGCGGCCACGGGCGGGGATTTCGGCGGGGGCGGAAGCGGCACGCACCTCGGCTCCGTGACCCTCGATTTCAAGCCCATCGGCGAGCGCACGAGGCATTCCTCGGAGATCGTCTCGGAGGTTCGAGACAGGCTTGCCGCACAGATCACCGGGGTGGAACTGCGCGTGGAGAAGGAAGACGAGGGGCCGCCCACCGGCGATCCGGTCAGCCTTGAGATCTACGGTGACGACATGCAGGTGCTGGCCGGGATCGTGGAGCAGGTCCGCGAGCTCATGCGCGACATCCCCGGCATCGTCGACATGAAGGACAACCTGGTCACCGGCAAGCCGGAGATCCAGATCCGGGTGGACAAGGAGAAGACCGCGCTCCTGGGCCTCGACACCTACACCGTGGCCTACACCGTGAAGGCGGCCATCAACGGAGCCAAGGTCGGCGTGTACCGCGAGGGCAAGGACGAATACGACATCGTCGCCAAGCTGCCGCGCAAGGACAGGGAGTCGGTGGAATCCCTGAAGCGCATCACGGTCTCGGGTCCGGACGGCGAACCGGTGCCCCTGACCACTCTGGCCCGGGTGGAACTGGCCAGCGGCCTCGGGGCCATCAACCACAAGGACCAGAAAAGGGTGGTCACGGTCTCCTCCGACGTCAGCGGCAGGCTCGCCAACGACATCATCCGCGAACTGGACGCCAGGCTCGGGACCCTGGCCTGGCCGCGTGGGTACACCTACAGCTTCGCCGGAGAGCAGGAAGAGCAGCGCAAGGCCCAGGAATTCTTGAGCGAGGCCTTTGTGGTCGCCATTTTCCTCATCTTCATGGTGCTGGTGGCCCAGTTCAACTCCATGGTCACTCCGCTCATCGTGCTGACCTCGGTGGTGCTGTCCTTCATCGGGGTCTTCGCGGGGCTTTTGCTCACCGGCACGGCTTTCGGGATCATCATGACCGGCGTGGGCGTCATCTCCCTGGCCGGGGTGGTCGTCAACAACGCCATCGTGCTCATCGATTACTTCGAGCAGCTCAAAGCGACGGGCATGGAGACGCGCGAGGCGCTGATGACGGCCGGGCTGACCCGCTTCCGCCCTGTGCTGCTCACGGCCGTGACCACCATCCTTGGCCTCTTGCCCATGGCCCTCGGGGTCAGCTTCGACTTCTTCAGGCTGGAGCTGATCACGGAGTCGGAGTCGGCGCAGTGGTGGGGTCCCATGGCCGTGGCGGTCATTTTCGGGCTTCTTGTGGCCACTTTGCTGACTCTGGTCGTGGTGCCGGTGCTGTGTTCATTGCAGGACGGAGCCAGGGGATGGATGGCCCGGCGCAGGGCGGCAAGGGCCGGGGCAACCGGCTAGGACGCCTGCCGACGTGCGATGGGGGCCTTGTCAATCATGCCCCCCTCATCTATGCACTCACCTGTCCGCTTCCATCGCGTCGGATGCTTTCGCCCACACTTTGCCTTTCAAGGAGTGCATAATGCTCTGGATTCATCCTCTGCTTCAACTTGCGGCCACCGGCCTGGCCCTGTACGTCTTGTCCCTTGGGTGGCCACGTTTTCAGGCCAACCACCTGGGAAAGAAAGGTAAGTTCATGTGGGCCGAACATGTCCGGCTCGGCAAGTACGCACATATTCTATGGATGAGCGGACTGGTCCTTGGCCTCTATGCCGTCGGCCAGCACTGGGGCCAGAACACCATCACCGGCAACCATTACTGGATCGGCCAGATGATGATGCCCTGCATCGCGGGAGGGTACATCACGGGCGTGATCATGGATCGCAACAGAATGAAACGCCGCTACCTGCCTCTGGTGCACGCCGTCTTCAATTCGGTGGCCGTACTCCTGGCGCTGGCGGAAGTGGTCACCGGAATCGGCGTCATCCGGGTTTTCATGCTGTCCTGATCCTTTTTGTCCGGTTCGTTTCCGAAGCGCTCTTCCCCGGTGGAGGGCGCTTTTTCAGCTTTTTCGTTCCTGGCCGTTTCGGCTCCTGTCCCCGATTTTTCCGGTTTTGTGGAGAACGTGTTCATGCAGCACCCTGCCTTTTTTTCGGATCCCTTGAGCGTCGGCTCCGTGCTTCTGCCTTCGCGCCTTGTCCTGGCGCCTATGGCAGGTCTTGGGCATGTGGCCTTTCGGGAAGTGCTCGGAGGATTCGGAGGGCATGGTTTCATGGTCACGGAGATGTGCAACGCCCGCGCCGTGCCGCAGGAAAGCCGCCATCATTCCCCCGTGTTCCGCTGGCGCGACGAGGAGGCGACGCGTCTTGTCTGCCAGATTTTCGGGGGCGAGCCCGAAGTCATGGCCGCCGCAGCCAGGCGCATCGAGAGCGAAGGGCTCATGGGCGTGGACATCAACATGGGCTGCTCCGTGGCTGCCATCTGCAAGAAGGGATACGGGGCGGCGCTGCTCAAGGACCCGGAGCGGGCCGTGGCCATCGTGCGGGCCGTGCGCCAGGCCGTGCGTTGTCCGGTCATGGTCAAATTCCGCAGTGGCTGGGAGAACTCTCCGGATTTGGCCGTGGACCTGGCCAGGCGTTTCGAGGACGCGGGTGCGGACCTCTTGACCTTTCACCCGCGCATCGCGCCGGATCGCCGGTCCCGTCCGCCCAAATGGGCGCATATTCGGGCCGTGGCCGCTGCCGTTTCAATTCCCGTGCTCGGTAACGGCAACGCCTTTTCCGGCGAGGATTGCGCCCGGATGGTCGCCGAGACCGGCTGCGCGGGAGTGTCCATCGGCCGCATGGCCATCGCCCGGCCCTGGATTTTCGCCCAGCTGGTGCATGGCTTCGAGCCCGACGAGGACATTTTTCTGAACACGGCGCTGAAGATCATCGACGCCATCTGGAAGCATTTCGAGCCCACGCGCGCCATCAAGATGTACAAGAAATACCTGCCCTATCTGGCCGCCAATTTCGTCTTCGGCCACAGCCTCTGGCCGGAGCTGGCACGGGGGCTCACCCGCGAGGACATGACCGAGAACGCCATGCGGGTTTTGGGCAAGAGGCCCCGGGTCGCGTCCACCCCCAACGCCTTTTTGTTCACGTCCTGACATGGAAGAGCTGCTCCTTGATTACGGACTGACCGGGCTTTTCATCCTGTCCTTCCTGGCCGCCACGTTTCTGCCCGTGGTCTCCGAGGCCGCCCTTGCAGCCCTGATTCTGGCCGGCGTCGATCCATATGCCTGCGTAGCGGCGGCCACCGCCGGCAACACCCTGGGGGCCATGACCACCTGGGGGATCGGACGGTGGGGGAGCGAGCCCTTTCTGACCCGGATGCTGCGCCTTTCCGCCGCGCAGCGGGAGCGGGCGGTGCGCCTTTTCGCCCGTTATGGCTCGTGGAGCCTGCTGCTGGCCTGGACGCCCATACTCGGGGACCCGCTCTGCGCCGTGGCCGGCCTCTTCGGGCTGTCCCTGAAGCGCTTTGTCCCGCCTGTGCTGCTCGGCAAGCTTGCCCGCTATGCCGGACTTGCCTATCTTCTTTCCTGACATAATGGTATTTCCTGGAGGTTTCATGCTGATCTTGCATTCTCCCCTGGACATGCATGTCCACCTGCGCCAGGGCGACATGCTGGCCCTGGTGGCGCCGCACACGGCCCGGGACTTCGTCGCCGCCGTGGTCATGCCCAACCTGACCCCGCCAGTGACCGAGCTTACGCAGGTGCTGGACTACCGGGAGAAAATACTTCGCGTGGCGGGAGAATCGTTCTCCCCGCTCATGACTCTTTTTTTCAAGGCCTACTCCAGGGACGAGCTGCTGGCCGCAAGGCCGCACATCATCGGGCTCAAGCTCTATCCCGCCGGAATGACGACCAACTCCGAGGCCGGTTTGGCCGACATGCGGCAGGCCCACGCAACCCTGGCCATCATGGAGGAGCTGGACATCCCCCTTTTGATCCATGGGGAGGGATGCGGATTCGTCATGGACCGCGAGGCGGTTTTTCTGCCCGTGGTGGCGGAGTGGGCGCGCATGTTTCCCCGGCTGCGCATTGTTCTCGAACACGTCACCACCCGGGCCGGGGTGGAGCTGCTGGACCGCTTCGACAACCTTTTCGCCACGGTCACCCTGCACCATCTGCTCATCACCCTTGATGACGTGCTCGGCGGGCTCATGCGGCCTCATCTTTTCTGCAAGCCCGTGGCCAAACGTCCGGAGGATCGCGACGCCCTGCGACAGGCGGCGCTGCATCACCCCCGGGCGTTCTTCGGCAGCGACACGGCCCCGCATCCGATCACGGCCAAGGAAGCGCCCGGCTGCGCGGCCGGAATCTTTTCCGCGCCCGTGGCCTTGCCTGCCCTGGCCGGTCTCTTCGAGGAGCTGGACGCCCTGGACCTGCTGCAGGCCTTTGTTTCGGACCGCGCCCGCGCCGCCTACGGCCTGACCCCCATGGCCAGGGAGGTGCGTCTTGAGCGCCGCGCCTGGACCGTGCCGGAGCGCTTCGGTTCCGTCGTGCCCTATCTTGCGGGTCAGACCCTGGCCTGGCAGGTGGTGAACTGACATGTACGTGGCGGTGCTGGGAGAAGGCAGGCCGTTGCGCTTCGAGTTGCGGCGTTCCGTGCCGGTGGACGGCGGCTTTGGTTTTGAGACCCTTTTAGACCTGGGGGCGGACCCTGGCCGCATGGTCCGTTTCGGCCGTTTCGGGATATCCTATGCCGAGGAGCTTCTTGAGGCGCTGGCGGGTCTGGACCTGGACATGGATGAGCTCGACGAGGCATTCGCTCCATTTGCCCCTCAGGATTTCAGGGACCGGGCCGGGCGCTCCCGGACATGGACGCGAACGGTGCTGACCCGCACGCAGGAAGACCTCATCCGCGCCCTGCATCCCTTTGATCGCAGACGCATGGCTTTCATGCGTTCGGGCGAGATCAACCTGAGCCGCATCGACGAAGTCAGCCCCAAGCTGTTTTTGAGCCTCTTGGACAAGAGCCGGGACGAAATCGAGCAGCTCTTCCTGCGTCTTGAGCGCTCCCTGCCCATGGAGGAGGTGCG includes:
- a CDS encoding YqaA family protein, which translates into the protein MEELLLDYGLTGLFILSFLAATFLPVVSEAALAALILAGVDPYACVAAATAGNTLGAMTTWGIGRWGSEPFLTRMLRLSAAQRERAVRLFARYGSWSLLLAWTPILGDPLCAVAGLFGLSLKRFVPPVLLGKLARYAGLAYLLS
- a CDS encoding tRNA dihydrouridine synthase, coding for MQHPAFFSDPLSVGSVLLPSRLVLAPMAGLGHVAFREVLGGFGGHGFMVTEMCNARAVPQESRHHSPVFRWRDEEATRLVCQIFGGEPEVMAAAARRIESEGLMGVDINMGCSVAAICKKGYGAALLKDPERAVAIVRAVRQAVRCPVMVKFRSGWENSPDLAVDLARRFEDAGADLLTFHPRIAPDRRSRPPKWAHIRAVAAAVSIPVLGNGNAFSGEDCARMVAETGCAGVSIGRMAIARPWIFAQLVHGFEPDEDIFLNTALKIIDAIWKHFEPTRAIKMYKKYLPYLAANFVFGHSLWPELARGLTREDMTENAMRVLGKRPRVASTPNAFLFTS
- the pyrC gene encoding dihydroorotase yields the protein MVFPGGFMLILHSPLDMHVHLRQGDMLALVAPHTARDFVAAVVMPNLTPPVTELTQVLDYREKILRVAGESFSPLMTLFFKAYSRDELLAARPHIIGLKLYPAGMTTNSEAGLADMRQAHATLAIMEELDIPLLIHGEGCGFVMDREAVFLPVVAEWARMFPRLRIVLEHVTTRAGVELLDRFDNLFATVTLHHLLITLDDVLGGLMRPHLFCKPVAKRPEDRDALRQAALHHPRAFFGSDTAPHPITAKEAPGCAAGIFSAPVALPALAGLFEELDALDLLQAFVSDRARAAYGLTPMAREVRLERRAWTVPERFGSVVPYLAGQTLAWQVVN
- a CDS encoding efflux RND transporter permease subunit, with product MIVNQTAQHRQPLVLVTLVLIIVAGLYSYVKLPREAAPDIQIPYIFVTTTYEGVAPEDMEKLVTIPLERKLKGLEGVEELTSQSNDGESTIAIKFLPSEDIDDALQKVRDKVDQASGDLPSDLEDDPVVSEMNFSDMPIIQVVLSGPFSLKRLKVFAEDLEDRFESIPGVLDARIIGGLEREIHVEFDLDRVGAYRVPFTAMLQSVERGNVNMPGGSMDIGDMRYQVRVPEDFQNPAEIDSIVAFVRDGKPVYLRDVAAIRDHYKDPTTLSRLNGENAVTLQVIKRSGENIIDINDQIAAAVEEMRELLPPSLNISLTADMAEDIRNMVADLENNILTGLILVLFVVLIFIGGRSAVFVSVAIPVSMLITFALLRLLDITLNMVVLFSLILALGMLVDNGIVIVENIYRHMQEGKDRFQAALDGTSEVAWPVITSTLTTIGAFFPMIFWPGIMGGFMSFLPKTVILALMGSLFVALVINPVLSARYQTAAPPRFAGDGNVARSRSKRVYMWLLGWALNHRALVLGVCVVMFFGSALAFGKFGKGVEFFPETEPKRAYANVKLPVGTGLDATDRYIRIIEDVCSEYEDVRYVIGSTGAATGGDFGGGGSGTHLGSVTLDFKPIGERTRHSSEIVSEVRDRLAAQITGVELRVEKEDEGPPTGDPVSLEIYGDDMQVLAGIVEQVRELMRDIPGIVDMKDNLVTGKPEIQIRVDKEKTALLGLDTYTVAYTVKAAINGAKVGVYREGKDEYDIVAKLPRKDRESVESLKRITVSGPDGEPVPLTTLARVELASGLGAINHKDQKRVVTVSSDVSGRLANDIIRELDARLGTLAWPRGYTYSFAGEQEEQRKAQEFLSEAFVVAIFLIFMVLVAQFNSMVTPLIVLTSVVLSFIGVFAGLLLTGTAFGIIMTGVGVISLAGVVVNNAIVLIDYFEQLKATGMETREALMTAGLTRFRPVLLTAVTTILGLLPMALGVSFDFFRLELITESESAQWWGPMAVAVIFGLLVATLLTLVVVPVLCSLQDGARGWMARRRAARAGATG